One stretch of Schistocerca nitens isolate TAMUIC-IGC-003100 chromosome 11, iqSchNite1.1, whole genome shotgun sequence DNA includes these proteins:
- the LOC126213355 gene encoding uncharacterized protein LOC126213355 → MAEEKLIEAVREHRELYDTKHADYMKDKLKNRIWSDIAKDMNLKDGEETKNSWLKLRGSYRDARRRQVKYMKSGAAAENIKPWRYQNQMSFLEPFMTTGPRDSNLGDDSDHSSQATTKTSARSDTVETEELEDSRPE, encoded by the exons ATGGCGGAAGAAAAATTAATAGAGGCAGTGAGGGAACACAGAGAGCTGTATGACACAAAACACGCAGACTACATGAAGGACAAACTCAAGAACCGGATTTGGAGTGATATAGCAAAGGATATGAATTTGAAAGACG GGGAAGAGACAAAAAATTCGTGGCTGAAGCTGAGAGGCAGCTATCGAGATGCACGACGACGACAGGTGAAATATATGAAAAGCGGAGCTGCTGCTGAGAATATCAAGCCGTGGAGATATCAAAACCAGATGTCATTTCTTGAACCTTTTATGACAACTGGTCCACGTGATAGTAATCTAGGTGATGACAGTGATCACAGCTCACAAGCTACAACTAAAACATCAGCAAGAAGTGATACAGTGGAAACCGAGGAATTAGAAGATAGCCGGccagagtag